One window of the Lactobacillus sp. PV034 genome contains the following:
- a CDS encoding TetR/AcrR family transcriptional regulator has product MTQKRTLDRQKVINKATEIINDKGLSELTMPKLARALNVRSQSLYHYVSNRDELLSLVCAARLKILRTHLTENLIGYSGNNALYRFADEIRDFLLNDRTVSSIFYNINEYINNNLITDEINKVIELGEKLLDVDKKNTVSLHGLLAAVLGYVFLDRADLFKNEDKKSADDNYHELLSRLVTANGK; this is encoded by the coding sequence ATGACACAAAAAAGGACCTTAGATCGTCAAAAGGTTATTAATAAAGCTACAGAAATCATTAATGACAAAGGATTAAGTGAATTAACAATGCCTAAGTTAGCGAGGGCTTTAAATGTAAGATCACAATCCTTATACCATTATGTATCTAACCGGGATGAATTACTTTCTTTAGTTTGTGCAGCTCGTTTGAAAATTTTGCGTACACATCTAACTGAGAATCTAATTGGCTATTCTGGAAATAATGCCTTATATCGTTTTGCAGATGAAATTAGAGATTTTTTACTAAACGATCGAACTGTTTCTAGTATTTTTTATAACATTAATGAATACATTAATAATAATTTGATAACTGATGAAATAAATAAAGTTATTGAGTTAGGTGAAAAACTGTTAGATGTAGATAAAAAGAATACTGTTTCATTGCATGGATTATTAGCGGCAGTTTTAGGTTATGTCTTCTTAGATAGAGCCGATCTATTTAAAAATGAAGATAAAAAAAGTGCTGATGATAATTACCATGAATTGCTTTCACGTTTAGTTACTGCTAATGGAAAGTAG
- a CDS encoding GNAT family N-acetyltransferase: protein MKFEFKTIDQMTGREMYCIERLRLETFVTEQKITLPELDEQDLTAIHVYLLNEDKTNALATCRIFQNETRKWMLGRVAVAKSMRGQGLGKQMLEAVHEFLRTEKKAVMLSCHAQQYVQRFYESLGYKAKGDTFQEANIDHIMMTKRL, encoded by the coding sequence ATGAAGTTTGAATTTAAAACGATTGACCAAATGACGGGAAGGGAAATGTATTGCATTGAGCGATTACGCTTAGAAACATTTGTTACTGAACAAAAAATTACTCTTCCTGAATTAGATGAGCAAGACTTAACTGCAATACATGTTTATCTATTGAATGAAGATAAGACAAATGCATTGGCAACTTGTAGAATTTTTCAAAATGAGACAAGAAAATGGATGCTGGGTAGAGTTGCAGTAGCCAAAAGTATGCGTGGTCAAGGGCTAGGAAAGCAAATGCTAGAAGCCGTGCATGAATTTTTAAGAACAGAAAAGAAGGCCGTAATGCTTTCTTGTCATGCTCAGCAATATGTCCAAAGATTCTATGAATCTCTAGGCTATAAGGCAAAAGGTGATACTTTTCAAGAAGCAAATATCGATCATATTATGATGACAAAAAGATTATAA
- a CDS encoding serine hydrolase yields the protein MKNRIFLGSILVTFLSLSFYLTGTARLENASLKIYGSKDAHVTTKSSLDHKSAANLTPDALKKTKNSNSALAKVIIKNVDDATAPIEVATENLKQDTQYANIKNTDQAQDVSSVLKLFILIAYEKEGKVSQTFKVTSDEITENDRSLQAGTAYSGAFLKDLMIRQNNNTAANILLKSLGAKKVNQVAHSVGATHTKITGKFGDEKVGVTTAADLELVMKKLYQGKIKDTNSDNQILGQLLNFPDKGLASQVSGTVYKISDDHASVALVQSSRGQVYVMSGISENNSFNFEKLGSAINTWYEKN from the coding sequence ATGAAAAATAGAATATTCTTAGGATCGATTTTAGTGACATTTTTGAGTTTATCATTTTATTTAACTGGAACTGCGCGATTAGAAAATGCATCGTTAAAAATTTATGGAAGTAAAGATGCTCACGTTACTACTAAATCCAGTTTAGATCATAAATCAGCTGCTAATTTAACTCCGGATGCTTTAAAGAAAACAAAAAATAGTAACTCAGCATTGGCTAAAGTTATTATCAAAAATGTTGATGATGCTACTGCACCGATAGAGGTTGCGACAGAAAACCTGAAGCAGGATACTCAATATGCTAATATCAAAAATACGGATCAAGCACAAGACGTAAGTTCAGTGTTAAAGTTATTTATCTTAATTGCATATGAAAAAGAAGGTAAAGTATCTCAAACCTTTAAAGTAACTAGTGATGAAATAACAGAAAATGACAGGTCTTTGCAAGCCGGTACTGCATATTCAGGCGCCTTTTTAAAGGACTTGATGATACGCCAAAATAATAATACAGCAGCCAATATTTTACTAAAGTCTTTAGGTGCAAAAAAAGTTAATCAAGTAGCACATTCGGTTGGAGCCACCCATACAAAAATAACAGGAAAATTTGGTGATGAAAAAGTTGGAGTTACAACAGCTGCAGATTTAGAATTGGTCATGAAAAAGCTTTATCAAGGAAAAATTAAAGATACTAACTCGGATAATCAGATATTAGGTCAACTACTGAATTTTCCAGACAAAGGTTTAGCTAGTCAAGTTAGTGGAACTGTTTATAAAATTAGTGATGATCACGCTAGCGTGGCTTTAGTCCAGTCAAGTAGAGGACAAGTTTATGTGATGAGTGGTATTAGTGAGAATAATAGCTTCAATTTCGAAAAATTAGGTAGCGCCATTAATACATGGTATGAAAAGAATTAA
- a CDS encoding N-acetylglucosamine kinase encodes MLKYMIGIDAGGTHSTAIAYDENGNELARSEGGPGQINNNYELGIKNISNTINDLKNKVNGDCMKILAGIAGLSVVGNAPEVAATISSNVGNIPTRAITDSLLALYNGLEGADGALVIAGTGSVVNGRQNESLIAVGGYGSQLGDEGSGYAITKAALQAALLKWDQRQKSSLVDLFVKIWDLDSMDEAPAKFYKMTSPEVASYAVEVAKLADSGDEEARQIIQDQAHLLARDIIFCLDRYEDPKPMRIALTGSVLSNNAMMRSIMEDAVKEKYPDAVFSVSNGENARGVIFDKSKDYRYFTNHNS; translated from the coding sequence ATGTTGAAATATATGATTGGTATTGATGCTGGTGGTACTCATTCCACCGCTATCGCTTACGATGAAAACGGAAATGAATTAGCTCGTAGTGAAGGTGGCCCAGGTCAAATTAACAACAACTATGAACTTGGTATTAAAAATATTTCTAACACTATTAACGATTTAAAAAATAAAGTTAATGGTGATTGTATGAAAATTTTAGCCGGAATTGCCGGATTATCAGTTGTTGGTAACGCTCCTGAAGTTGCCGCAACTATTTCTTCAAATGTTGGTAATATTCCAACTAGAGCAATCACTGACTCACTTTTAGCTCTTTATAATGGCCTTGAAGGCGCAGATGGTGCTTTAGTTATTGCTGGTACTGGTTCAGTTGTTAACGGTCGTCAAAATGAATCATTAATTGCTGTTGGTGGTTATGGTTCACAATTAGGTGACGAAGGTAGTGGTTATGCAATCACTAAGGCAGCTTTACAAGCAGCTTTACTTAAATGGGACCAACGTCAAAAGAGTTCATTAGTTGATCTTTTTGTTAAAATTTGGGACTTAGATAGCATGGATGAAGCTCCAGCTAAATTCTACAAAATGACTAGTCCTGAAGTTGCTTCTTATGCTGTTGAAGTAGCTAAACTTGCTGATAGCGGTGATGAAGAAGCACGACAAATTATTCAAGATCAAGCCCACCTTTTAGCACGTGATATTATTTTCTGCTTAGATCGTTATGAAGATCCAAAACCTATGCGCATTGCTTTAACTGGTTCAGTACTTTCTAATAATGCAATGATGCGTTCAATTATGGAAGATGCAGTTAAAGAAAAATACCCAGATGCAGTCTTTAGTGTATCTAATGGTGAAAATGCTCGTGGTGTCATCTTTGATAAGAGTAAAGATTACCGTTACTTTACTAACCACAATAGCTAA
- a CDS encoding MMPL family transporter: protein MKGFVKNHFGALVAWIVILLIAVFTLPDVSALTSAHSEITLPNYVQTSVAKKIQNQWGRNQGNSYTAGAVFNKKNGKLTAADKERIDNTISYLKDNKKKLGIKTMMTPNDNEAAKSQLVSKDGTTEVVQLTLSKSHQTIAKTNKALIKAVKTSGLRTYVTGAEILQNDFSASVQEGIKKTEVISVIFIFIVLVLVFRSPIVPIISLITVGVSFITSFSIVTNLVQHANFPYSNFTQVFMVIVLFGIGTDYNILLYNKFKENLGSGMEKWEATRNAQHKAGKTILYSGSSILIGFSALGLANFSLYRSATGVAIGVAVLLVVLLTLNPFFMATLGKKMFWPVKTFKGESDSKLWHSISKNTLLHPIVYLVVMAIVTVPFMLLYNSTALNYNDADEISDSTPSKQGLLVFQKHFSKGTPEASTLYIKADHPLDNEKDLKTIDQITKQIQDYKDVKLVASVTEPAGKPVKALYVNDQLKTVNKGTVAARNGLTKVSEGTSQIASGAALLQNGAGRLENGTLQLRDGAVQLQNGTYVLASGATTLQNGTQQLASGLNLMSAQLASQMNGATAAQLAQLEEGLPQINAGIQQLNQALGNSDSIDTQTLATNLTNVGTQAKTIGDNLTAAGNTLKGMQDNSQQAQTAFASAMNQAQLTDQQKQVMSAALSQIMASQENSLNSVAGNLQAAGDADQSLANSMTSVSGTMQNLQSMLGQVNTLKASVNQLASASNVALPGANQALDKLSSGLTQVQGAVAQGASGAEALNSGAGQLVAGLNQGADGAAQLSSGAEALNSGASQLDNGIGQIATNAPLLTDGVNKVNSGLGTAQNYLTGLGNSAAAKTFYIPEDKIHSDEFQESIDNYMSSNLKATKFTIIFKINPNSTKAAKEANEISKMVKKSVKGTSLSNSTIAMAGQSENIYDTRDVANSDFIRTAAIMLIGIGIALIFITRSLLQPFFILGTLLIAYLASLGITQKLIPVTLGTDLMAWNTPFFTFIMLIALGVDYSIFLMMRYRELGKEDPSLSPSQRILQASSFIGTVVISAAIILGGTFAALIPSGVPTLIEVAMGVIIGLFLLVFLLPINMSAVVKIAYEGLTIKRGKHSES from the coding sequence ATGAAAGGGTTTGTTAAAAATCACTTTGGTGCCTTAGTTGCATGGATTGTGATCCTACTGATAGCAGTTTTTACCTTGCCTGATGTCTCAGCATTGACAAGTGCTCATTCAGAAATAACTCTTCCTAATTATGTCCAAACTTCGGTAGCAAAGAAGATCCAAAATCAATGGGGACGCAATCAAGGAAATAGTTATACTGCAGGGGCAGTGTTTAACAAGAAAAATGGTAAATTAACTGCAGCTGATAAAGAGCGAATTGATAATACAATTTCGTATTTGAAAGATAATAAGAAGAAACTTGGAATTAAGACAATGATGACGCCAAATGATAATGAGGCGGCGAAATCTCAATTAGTTTCAAAAGATGGTACAACAGAAGTTGTGCAATTGACCTTATCTAAAAGTCATCAAACAATCGCTAAAACTAATAAAGCTCTAATTAAAGCAGTAAAAACTAGCGGCTTAAGAACATATGTAACTGGTGCAGAAATTCTTCAAAATGATTTTTCTGCCTCAGTTCAAGAGGGAATTAAGAAGACTGAAGTTATTTCTGTTATCTTTATCTTTATTGTTCTAGTTCTTGTATTTAGATCACCGATTGTTCCGATTATTTCTTTGATAACTGTTGGAGTATCCTTCATTACTTCATTTTCAATTGTGACGAATTTGGTACAACATGCTAACTTCCCATATTCAAACTTTACGCAAGTATTTATGGTGATTGTGCTATTCGGAATTGGAACTGACTATAATATTCTTCTTTATAATAAGTTTAAAGAGAATCTGGGGAGTGGAATGGAGAAATGGGAAGCTACTCGCAATGCTCAGCACAAGGCTGGAAAAACCATTCTTTATTCCGGTTCGTCTATTTTAATTGGTTTTTCTGCTTTAGGATTAGCGAACTTTTCTCTATATCGTTCAGCAACAGGAGTTGCAATCGGTGTCGCTGTTCTTTTAGTAGTACTTTTGACTTTAAATCCTTTCTTTATGGCAACTCTAGGTAAAAAGATGTTTTGGCCAGTTAAAACATTTAAGGGAGAAAGTGATTCTAAATTATGGCATAGCATTTCAAAGAATACCCTCTTACATCCAATTGTTTATCTTGTGGTAATGGCAATTGTTACTGTGCCATTTATGTTGCTATATAATTCAACTGCATTAAATTATAATGATGCCGATGAAATTTCAGATTCTACGCCATCTAAACAAGGGCTTCTGGTATTCCAAAAGCATTTTTCAAAGGGAACACCAGAAGCGTCTACCTTGTATATTAAGGCTGACCATCCTTTAGATAATGAAAAAGATCTAAAGACAATTGATCAAATTACTAAGCAGATTCAAGATTATAAAGATGTCAAATTAGTTGCATCTGTAACAGAGCCTGCTGGTAAACCGGTCAAAGCTTTATATGTAAATGATCAACTTAAAACAGTAAATAAGGGTACTGTTGCTGCAAGAAATGGTTTAACTAAAGTAAGCGAGGGTACAAGTCAAATTGCAAGTGGTGCAGCATTGTTGCAAAATGGTGCAGGTCGCTTGGAAAACGGTACTCTTCAACTTAGAGACGGTGCAGTTCAGCTTCAAAATGGTACTTATGTACTAGCAAGCGGTGCCACTACGTTACAGAATGGAACTCAACAACTTGCCTCCGGATTAAACTTAATGAGTGCACAATTAGCGAGCCAAATGAATGGCGCAACGGCTGCACAATTGGCTCAGCTAGAAGAAGGTTTGCCACAAATTAATGCAGGAATTCAACAATTGAATCAAGCTTTAGGTAATTCAGACAGCATTGATACGCAGACTTTAGCAACTAATTTAACCAACGTTGGTACTCAAGCTAAAACTATTGGAGATAACTTAACTGCTGCTGGCAACACACTAAAAGGTATGCAAGATAATTCGCAACAAGCACAGACTGCCTTTGCTAGTGCGATGAATCAGGCACAATTAACTGATCAACAAAAACAAGTGATGAGTGCAGCTTTGAGTCAAATTATGGCTAGTCAAGAAAATAGCTTGAATTCTGTAGCTGGTAATCTTCAAGCAGCCGGAGATGCTGATCAATCGCTTGCTAATTCAATGACTAGTGTATCTGGTACCATGCAGAACTTGCAAAGTATGCTGGGTCAAGTAAATACCTTAAAAGCCTCTGTAAATCAATTAGCAAGTGCATCTAATGTTGCACTTCCTGGTGCAAATCAAGCGCTTGATAAATTGAGTTCTGGATTAACCCAAGTTCAAGGAGCTGTTGCTCAAGGAGCTAGTGGTGCTGAAGCCTTAAACTCAGGTGCAGGTCAACTTGTAGCAGGTTTAAATCAGGGAGCTGATGGCGCAGCACAATTAAGTTCTGGGGCCGAAGCCTTAAATTCTGGTGCTAGTCAATTAGATAATGGTATTGGACAAATTGCTACTAATGCACCACTTTTAACAGATGGTGTTAATAAAGTAAATTCAGGTTTAGGAACTGCTCAAAATTATTTAACTGGATTAGGAAATTCAGCAGCCGCTAAAACTTTCTATATTCCAGAAGATAAGATTCATTCAGATGAATTCCAAGAATCTATTGATAACTACATGTCTTCAAACTTGAAGGCAACCAAGTTTACTATTATCTTCAAGATAAATCCAAATTCTACTAAAGCGGCTAAAGAAGCTAATGAAATTAGTAAAATGGTTAAAAAATCTGTAAAGGGAACAAGTTTGAGCAATTCAACAATTGCAATGGCTGGTCAGTCAGAAAATATTTATGATACTCGTGATGTTGCAAACTCAGACTTTATTAGAACCGCTGCAATAATGTTAATTGGTATTGGAATTGCCTTAATTTTTATTACTCGTTCTCTCTTACAACCATTCTTTATCTTAGGTACTTTATTAATTGCTTACTTGGCTTCTCTTGGTATTACCCAGAAGCTAATTCCAGTAACTTTAGGTACAGATTTAATGGCTTGGAATACTCCATTCTTTACCTTTATCATGTTAATTGCTTTGGGAGTTGACTACAGTATCTTCCTGATGATGCGCTATCGTGAGTTAGGAAAAGAAGATCCATCACTATCACCGAGCCAGAGAATTTTACAAGCTTCTTCATTCATTGGAACAGTTGTCATCTCTGCCGCTATTATTTTAGGTGGTACATTTGCTGCTCTTATCCCATCTGGAGTTCCTACTTTAATTGAAGTTGCAATGGGAGTAATTATCGGTTTATTCTTGTTAGTCTTTTTACTGCCAATTAATATGTCTGCAGTAGTAAAAATTGCTTATGAGGGATTAACGATTAAAAGGGGTAAACACTCTGAAAGTTAA